From a region of the Kaistia sp. 32K genome:
- a CDS encoding N-acetyltransferase codes for MTAVSSGAFRLRKADLADMPAVYRVCLRTGDAGQDATAREDDPDALGHMFIGPYLVLEPELAFVLDGPDGVAGYIMGALDTPDFYRRMERDWLPGLRRRIRDPGADESLWRGSDWVRHRLHHPPYAYPPALHAFPSHGHIDFLPEARGQGWGKRGFQHLMDALAAAGSPGMHLDVHPQNDRAIAFYEKLGFAEVISDDLPAGSLTMARRF; via the coding sequence ATGACGGCCGTATCCAGCGGCGCGTTCCGGCTGCGCAAGGCCGACCTCGCCGATATGCCGGCCGTCTACCGGGTCTGCCTGCGCACCGGCGACGCGGGGCAGGACGCCACGGCGCGCGAGGACGATCCCGACGCGCTCGGCCACATGTTCATCGGCCCCTATCTGGTGCTCGAGCCCGAGCTCGCCTTCGTGCTCGACGGCCCGGACGGCGTCGCCGGCTACATCATGGGCGCGCTCGACACGCCGGATTTCTATCGGCGGATGGAACGCGACTGGCTGCCGGGTTTGCGTCGACGCATCCGCGATCCGGGAGCCGACGAGAGCCTCTGGCGCGGCAGTGACTGGGTGCGCCACCGCCTCCACCATCCGCCCTACGCCTATCCGCCGGCGCTGCACGCCTTCCCCTCGCACGGCCATATCGACTTTTTGCCCGAAGCGCGCGGCCAGGGCTGGGGCAAGCGCGGCTTCCAGCATCTGATGGACGCGCTCGCGGCAGCCGGCTCGCCCGGCATGCATCTCGACGTCCACCCGCAGAACGACCGCGCCATCGCCTTCTACGAAAAGCTCGGCTTCGCGGAGGTGATCTCGGACGATCTGCCGGCGGGCAGCCTCACCATGGCGCGGCGGTTCTAG
- a CDS encoding SDR family oxidoreductase, with protein sequence MIVGIALVTGASRGLGAAIAKGLGGAGWTVAVNFAHDDIGAGSVVDAITSPGGQAAAFKFDVTDKASVRHGIAEITRQLGPVDLIVNNATGPQPLIPIEEQTWDDHLDQLRFFVKAPLLLLQTVLPDWRTRRAGRVINIGSEVVDMGNPIFGHYVAAKAAMVGLTRSWARELGPESITVNLVAPGFIPVERHADTTVDELEDYRRLVPLGHQGVPEDIAGIVAFLASPAADFITGQTFAVNGGRTLA encoded by the coding sequence ATGATCGTGGGAATTGCACTCGTCACCGGCGCTTCACGCGGGCTTGGCGCAGCGATCGCAAAGGGGCTCGGCGGCGCCGGCTGGACGGTCGCCGTCAACTTCGCGCATGACGACATCGGCGCCGGCAGCGTCGTCGACGCCATCACCAGCCCCGGCGGACAGGCCGCGGCCTTCAAGTTCGACGTCACGGACAAGGCCAGCGTCCGCCACGGCATCGCCGAGATCACCCGCCAGCTCGGCCCGGTCGACCTCATCGTCAACAACGCCACCGGCCCGCAGCCGCTGATCCCGATCGAGGAACAGACCTGGGACGACCACCTCGACCAGCTGCGCTTCTTCGTCAAGGCGCCGCTGCTCCTGTTGCAGACGGTGCTGCCCGACTGGCGGACGCGGCGCGCCGGCCGCGTCATCAATATCGGCTCCGAAGTGGTCGACATGGGCAATCCGATCTTCGGCCACTACGTCGCCGCCAAGGCCGCCATGGTCGGCCTGACGCGCTCCTGGGCCCGCGAGCTCGGCCCGGAGAGCATCACGGTCAACCTCGTCGCGCCGGGCTTCATCCCGGTCGAGCGCCACGCCGACACGACGGTCGACGAGCTCGAGGATTATCGCCGCCTGGTGCCGCTCGGCCATCAGGGCGTGCCGGAGGACATCGCCGGCATCGTCGCCTTCCTGGCCTCGCCAGCCGCCGACTTCATCACCGGCCAGACCTTCGCGGTAAACGGCGGCCGCACGCTCGCCTGA
- the phnN gene encoding phosphonate metabolism protein/1,5-bisphosphokinase (PRPP-forming) PhnN — MGKGVLVAVVGPSGVGKDTLIGHARAALAEEDGFVFVRRLVTRGENAFEDHDTLDEAAFAEGVESGRFPVSWRAHGLGYALPAATLDAIAAGAVVICNFSRGAIAAARERFPAVRVVAISAPDAILAARLIARGRETEQGVAARLAREAICAREIDPDLTIVNDRPIEQSGGELVAYLRSLRG, encoded by the coding sequence ATGGGCAAGGGCGTTCTCGTCGCGGTGGTCGGCCCGAGCGGGGTCGGCAAGGACACGCTGATCGGCCACGCCAGGGCGGCGCTGGCGGAGGAAGACGGCTTCGTCTTCGTCCGCCGGCTCGTCACGCGCGGCGAGAATGCGTTCGAGGATCACGACACGCTGGACGAGGCCGCATTCGCCGAGGGCGTCGAGAGCGGCCGCTTCCCGGTGTCCTGGCGCGCGCATGGCCTCGGCTATGCGCTTCCCGCCGCGACGCTCGACGCGATCGCGGCCGGCGCCGTCGTCATCTGCAATTTTTCACGCGGTGCGATCGCTGCCGCGCGCGAGCGCTTTCCCGCCGTGCGCGTGGTGGCGATCTCCGCGCCGGACGCGATCCTCGCGGCTCGCCTGATCGCGCGTGGCCGCGAGACCGAACAGGGCGTCGCCGCCCGCCTCGCCCGCGAGGCGATCTGCGCGCGCGAGATCGATCCCGACCTGACGATCGTCAACGACCGCCCGATCGAGCAGTCGGGAGGTGAACTGGTGGCGTATCTCCGGAGCCTGCGGGGGTGA